The Aquila chrysaetos chrysaetos chromosome 16, bAquChr1.4, whole genome shotgun sequence genome has a segment encoding these proteins:
- the MTCH2 gene encoding mitochondrial carrier homolog 2, whose product MADAASQVLLGSGLTVLSQPLMYVKVLVQVGYEPLPPTLGRNVFGRQVYQLPGLFAYAKHIVKVDGRAGLFKGLTPRLCSSAIGTVVHGKVLQRYQEAEQAEPGASKKEPVSSLEQVLKETSREMVARSAATLITHPFHVITLRCMVQFIGRETKYSGTLSAFATIYREEGVLGFFAGLIPRLLGDILSLWLCNMLAYLINTYALENGVSTMAEMKSYSQAVTGFFASMLTYPFVLVSNLMAVNNCGLAGGLLPYAPTYSSWLDCWSQLHREGNMSRGNSLFFRKVPAGKRYVWEERRFR is encoded by the exons ATGGCGGACGCGGCCTCGCAGGTGCTGCTGGGCTCGGGGCTGACCGTGCTCTCGCAGCCCCTCATGTACGTGAAGGTGCTGGTGCAG GTGGGGTACGAGCCGCTGCCGCCCACCCTGGGGAGGAACGTTTTCGGGCGCCAGGTCTACCAGCTGCCCGGTCTCTTCGCTTACG cCAAGCACATCGTGAAGGTTGACGGAAGAGCGGGACTCTTCAAGGGACTCACCCCCCGCCTCTGCTCCAGCGCCATCGGCACCGTCGTGCACGGCAAAGTGCTGCAG CGGTACCAGGAGGCTGAGCAGGCTGAG CCTGGAGCCAGCAAGAAGGAGCCGGTGTCCTCGCTGGAGCAGGTTCTCAaggag ACCTCCCGAGAGATGGTCGCTCGCTCTGCCGCCACGCTCATCACCCACCCCTTTCACG TGATCACCCTGCGCTGCATGGTGCAATTCATCGGCCGGGAGACCAAGTACAG CGGGACGCTAAGCGCTTTCGCCACGATTTACCGAGAAGAGGGTGTCCTGGGCTTCTTTGC CGGCCTCATCCCCCGGCTCCTTGGGGACATCCTTTCGCTCTGGCTCTGCAACATGCTGGCCTACCTCATCAACACGTACGCGCTGGAAAACGGG GTCTCAACTATGGCTGAGATGAAGAGCTACTCACAGGCAGTCACTGGA TTCTTCGCCAGCATGCTGACCTACCCCTTCGTGCTGGTCTCCAACCTGATGGCTGTTAATAATTGTGG gctggcCGGGGGTCTCCTCCCCTACGCACCCACCTACTCCTCCTGGCTGGACTGCTGGAGCCAGCTACACAGAGAG GGCAACATGAGCCGAGGGAACAGCCTGTTTTTCCGCAAGGTGCCCGCAGGGAAGCGATACgtgtgggaggagaggaggttTCGTTGA
- the NUDT8 gene encoding nucleoside diphosphate-linked moiety X motif 8 isoform X1: MAEPCAGLLSSGSERRCRARLAAAAAGRRGAAAAAAAVLVPLCSVRGRPALLFTLRSRRLGGPHSGDVSFPGGRRDPADGDAVATALRETREELGLELGTPSVWGQLRLLPDRQGQMVAPVVANLGVLEDLTLTPNPDEVGDPAPVASPARGEHPHSPAPAPPPCSPPVPSGGRDLHPAAGSPPAGGEPRLHALPRRRPLQLHPARLPQRPPQGLGAHGHHHRADPGAAGTRPLPSEDPRVGPQPLGPAPRGELGLTPEGIGSPPGCQGGDFGGGGWGRKRSEGVACTGGALPVPRLCGFFHPHTGMGGRWLPWGNGNTPPHPNTPSVLPPTALPAADITHCDVVKSHVWNSLRHGL, encoded by the exons ATGGCGGAGCCGTGCGCGGGGCTCCTGAGCAGCGGGAGCGAGCGGCGGTGCCGGGcgcggctggcggcggcggcggcggggcggcggggggcggcggcggcggcggcggcggtgctgGTGCCGCTGTGCTCGGTGCGCGGCCGCCCCGCGCTGCTCTTCACGTTACGTTCCCGCCGCCTGGGCGGTCCCCACAGCGGTGACGTCAG TTTtcccggggggcggcgggaccCGGCGGACGGCGACGCGGTGGCAACGGCTTTACGGGAGACGcgggaggagctggggctggagctgggaacCCCGAGCGTCTGGGGGCAGCTGCGGCTGCTGCCCGACCGG CAGGGACAGATGGTGGCTCCCGTCGTGGCCAACCTGGGGGTCCTGGAGGACTTGACGCTGACCCCCAACCCCGACGAGGTGGGTGACCCTGCGCCGGTCGCGTCCCCCGCTCGGGGCGAGCACCCCCATTCCCCGGCTCCCG ccccccccccctgctcGCCGCCTGTGCCGTCAGGTGGAAGAGATCTTCACCCTGCCGCTGGCTCACCTCCTGCGGGAGGAGAACCAAGGCTACACGCACTTCCGCGCCGCCGGCCGCTACAGCTACACCCTGCCCGTCTTCCTCAACGGCCCCCACAAGGTCTGGGGGCTCACGGCCATCATCACCGAGCTGaccctggagctgctggcacCCGACCGCTACCGTCGGAAGACCCACGTGTTGGCCCGCAGCCCCTCGGGCCGGCCCCCCGAGGGGAGCTCGGCCTGACGCCGGAGGGGATAGGGTCACCCCCTGGGTGCCAGGGTggtgattttggggggggggggtgggggcggaAACGGAGTGAGGGGGTTGCGTGTACAGGCGGAGCTCTCCCTGTGCCTCGGTTGTGCGGCTTCTTTCATCCACACACGGGGATGGGCGGGAGGTGGCTGCCGTGGGGAAATGGCAacacccctccccaccccaacaCTCCATCGGTGCTACCACCCACCGCGCTCCCCGCGGCTGATATCACACACTGTGATGTAGTAAAAAGCCATGTTTGGAACAGCTTGCGCCACGGCCTGTAA
- the NUDT8 gene encoding nucleoside diphosphate-linked moiety X motif 8 isoform X2: MAEPCAGLLSSGSERRCRARLAAAAAGRRGAAAAAAAVLVPLCSVRGRPALLFTLRSRRLGGPHSGDVRYRRTGKRGTGTHPTAAFLTQGQMVAPVVANLGVLEDLTLTPNPDEVGDPAPVASPARGEHPHSPAPAPPPCSPPVPSGGRDLHPAAGSPPAGGEPRLHALPRRRPLQLHPARLPQRPPQGLGAHGHHHRADPGAAGTRPLPSEDPRVGPQPLGPAPRGELGLTPEGIGSPPGCQGGDFGGGGWGRKRSEGVACTGGALPVPRLCGFFHPHTGMGGRWLPWGNGNTPPHPNTPSVLPPTALPAADITHCDVVKSHVWNSLRHGL; this comes from the exons ATGGCGGAGCCGTGCGCGGGGCTCCTGAGCAGCGGGAGCGAGCGGCGGTGCCGGGcgcggctggcggcggcggcggcggggcggcggggggcggcggcggcggcggcggcggtgctgGTGCCGCTGTGCTCGGTGCGCGGCCGCCCCGCGCTGCTCTTCACGTTACGTTCCCGCCGCCTGGGCGGTCCCCACAGCGGTGACGTCAGGTACCGGCGGACCGGGAAGCGGGGAACCGGGACCCATCCCACCGCCGCCTTTTTGACG CAGGGACAGATGGTGGCTCCCGTCGTGGCCAACCTGGGGGTCCTGGAGGACTTGACGCTGACCCCCAACCCCGACGAGGTGGGTGACCCTGCGCCGGTCGCGTCCCCCGCTCGGGGCGAGCACCCCCATTCCCCGGCTCCCG ccccccccccctgctcGCCGCCTGTGCCGTCAGGTGGAAGAGATCTTCACCCTGCCGCTGGCTCACCTCCTGCGGGAGGAGAACCAAGGCTACACGCACTTCCGCGCCGCCGGCCGCTACAGCTACACCCTGCCCGTCTTCCTCAACGGCCCCCACAAGGTCTGGGGGCTCACGGCCATCATCACCGAGCTGaccctggagctgctggcacCCGACCGCTACCGTCGGAAGACCCACGTGTTGGCCCGCAGCCCCTCGGGCCGGCCCCCCGAGGGGAGCTCGGCCTGACGCCGGAGGGGATAGGGTCACCCCCTGGGTGCCAGGGTggtgattttggggggggggggtgggggcggaAACGGAGTGAGGGGGTTGCGTGTACAGGCGGAGCTCTCCCTGTGCCTCGGTTGTGCGGCTTCTTTCATCCACACACGGGGATGGGCGGGAGGTGGCTGCCGTGGGGAAATGGCAacacccctccccaccccaacaCTCCATCGGTGCTACCACCCACCGCGCTCCCCGCGGCTGATATCACACACTGTGATGTAGTAAAAAGCCATGTTTGGAACAGCTTGCGCCACGGCCTGTAA
- the NUDT8 gene encoding nucleoside diphosphate-linked moiety X motif 8 isoform X3, with product MAEPCAGLLSSGSERRCRARLAAAAAGRRGAAAAAAAVLVPLCSVRGRPALLFTLRSRRLGGPHSGDVSFPGGRRDPADGDAVATALRETREELGLELGTPSVWGQLRLLPDRQGQMVAPVVANLGVLEDLTLTPNPDEVEEIFTLPLAHLLREENQGYTHFRAAGRYSYTLPVFLNGPHKVWGLTAIITELTLELLAPDRYRRKTHVLARSPSGRPPEGSSA from the exons ATGGCGGAGCCGTGCGCGGGGCTCCTGAGCAGCGGGAGCGAGCGGCGGTGCCGGGcgcggctggcggcggcggcggcggggcggcggggggcggcggcggcggcggcggcggtgctgGTGCCGCTGTGCTCGGTGCGCGGCCGCCCCGCGCTGCTCTTCACGTTACGTTCCCGCCGCCTGGGCGGTCCCCACAGCGGTGACGTCAG TTTtcccggggggcggcgggaccCGGCGGACGGCGACGCGGTGGCAACGGCTTTACGGGAGACGcgggaggagctggggctggagctgggaacCCCGAGCGTCTGGGGGCAGCTGCGGCTGCTGCCCGACCGG CAGGGACAGATGGTGGCTCCCGTCGTGGCCAACCTGGGGGTCCTGGAGGACTTGACGCTGACCCCCAACCCCGACGAG GTGGAAGAGATCTTCACCCTGCCGCTGGCTCACCTCCTGCGGGAGGAGAACCAAGGCTACACGCACTTCCGCGCCGCCGGCCGCTACAGCTACACCCTGCCCGTCTTCCTCAACGGCCCCCACAAGGTCTGGGGGCTCACGGCCATCATCACCGAGCTGaccctggagctgctggcacCCGACCGCTACCGTCGGAAGACCCACGTGTTGGCCCGCAGCCCCTCGGGCCGGCCCCCCGAGGGGAGCTCGGCCTGA
- the NDUFV1 gene encoding NADH dehydrogenase [ubiquinone] flavoprotein 1, mitochondrial, which produces MAARQLLALRRLPAASFSTAPKKTQFGSLRDEDRIFTNLYGRHDWRCGGALRRGDWYKTKEILLKGVDWILGEIKASGLRGRGGAGFPTGLKWSFMNKPPDGRPKYLVVNADEGEPGTCKDREIMRHDPHKLVEGCLVAGRAMGARAAYVYIRGEFYNEASNLQVAIREAYEAGLLGRDACGSGYAFDVFVVRGAGAYICGEETALIESIEGKQGKPRLKPPFPADVGVFGCPTTVANVETVAVAPTICRRGGAWFASFGRERNSGTKLFNISGHVNNPCTVEEEMSVPLKELIEKHAGGVRGGWDNLLAVIPGGSSTPLLPKSVCETVLMDFDSLVQAQSGLGTAAVIVMDKSTDVVKAIARLIEFYKHESCGQCTPCREGVDWMNKVMARFVQGNAQVAEIDALWEISKQIEGHTICALGDGAAWPVQGLIRHFRPELEERMRRYGEAKARAASA; this is translated from the exons ATGGCCGCCCGGCAGCTCCTAGCGCTGCGGCGCCTGCCCGCCGCCTCCTTCTCG ACGGCGCCCAAGAAGACGCAGTTCGGGTCGCTGCGGGACGAGGACCGGATCTTCACCAACCTCTACGGGCGGCACGACTGGAGG TGCGGGGGGGCCCTGCGCCGCGGCGACTGGTACAAGACGAAGGAGATCCTGCTCAAGGGGGTGGACTGGATCCTCGGTGAGATCAAGGCCTCGGGGCTGCGGGGTCGCGGCGGCGCCGGTTTCCCCACCGGCCTCAAGTGGAGCTTCATGAACAAGCCCCCGGACGGCAG gccCAAGTACCTGGTGGTGAACGCGGACGAGGGGGAGCCGGGCACCTGTAAGGACCGGGAGATCATGCGCCACGACCCCCACAAGCTGGTGGAGGGCTGCCTGGTGGCGGGACGCGCCATGGGCGCCCGCGCCGCCTACGTCTACATCCGCGGCGAGTTCTACAACGAAGCCTCCAACCTGCAG GTGGCCATCCGGGAAGCCTACGAAGCCGGGCTGCTGGGACGGGACGCCTGCGGCTCGGGGTACGCCTTCGACGTCTTCGTGGTGAGGGGTGCCGGAGCCTACATCTGCGGGGAGGAGACGGCGCTGATCGAGTCCATCGAGGGCAAGCAGGGCAAGCCGCGCCTGAagccccccttccccgccgACGTGG GTGTTTTCGGCTGCCCCACCACGGTGGCCAACGTGGAGACGGTGGCCGTGGCCCCCACCATCTGCCGGCGTGGGGGCGCCTGGTTCGCCAGCTTCGGGCGGGAGCGCAACTCGGGGACGAAACTCTTCAACATCTCGGGTCACGTCAACAACCCCTGCACCGTGGAGGAGGAGATGTCGGTGCCTCTGAAGGAGCTCATCGAGAAGCACGCCG GGGGTGTCCGCGGGGGCTGGGACAACCTGCTGGCTGTCATCCCGGGGGGTTCCTCCACGCCGCTGCTCCCCAAGTCGGTGTGTGAGACCGTGCTGATGGACTTCGATTCCCTGGTGCAGGCGCAGAGCGGGCTCGGCACGGCCGCCGTCATCGTCATGGACAAATCG accGACGTCGTTAAAGCTATTGCTCGCCTCATCGAGTTTTACAAGCACGAGAGCTGCGGGCAGTGCACCCCGTGCCGGGAAG GCGTCGACTGGATGAACAAGGTCATGGCGCGGTTCGTGCAGGGCAACGCGCAGGTGGCCGAGATCGACGCGCTGTGGGAGATCAGCAAGCAGATCGAGGGCCACACCATCTGTGCCCTGGGCGACGGCGCGGCCTGGCCCGTGCAG GGCCTCATCCGCCACTTCCGACCCgagctggaggagaggatgCGGCGCTACGGGGAGGCCAAAGCCCGAGCGGCATCGGCGTAA
- the CABP2 gene encoding calcium-binding protein 2 isoform X2 translates to MFFLFRGPQRRGTGSPAPPTCRGASRPHGPGKRGGRRLRPAPRLRGHGGPGTAGTPGRPSQGRVSPTERRGAGEEPGLQPPPAFGQVTGGRGEGRGMAGHWREGGGPECPHGEGWGTGEQLGGSPHLEQGGRAGNNPGDYVCARARRTPPPPALHIPRYSIKTSNPHAATAAITPPPGPGSPRRVGSPQDCASRPPGARHALRRGGSPQPWATAPRPLSGGSLRMGSRAPVPQSPAPVTPRKRRRRRSLHRCRIIRCCRGWWGRPASSCGKASPSPSWTESCGPKRSKS, encoded by the exons ATGTTCTTCCTCTTCCGCGGGCCCCAGCGGAGGGGTAccggcagccccgcgccccccACCTGCCGGGGTGCCTCCCGCCCCCACGGTCCCGGCAAacggggcggccgccgcctccgcccggccccgcggctcAGGGGGCACGGGGGACCCGGCACTGCCGGTACCCCGGGTCGGCCCAGCCAAGGCAGGGTGTCCCCCACGGAGCGTCGGGGGGCCGGCGAGGAGCCGGGGCTGCAGCCGCCCCCCGCTTTCGGGCAGGTAACAGGCGGCAGGGGAGAGGGCCGGGGTATGGCCGGGCactggagggagggggggggccctgAGTGCCCCCATGGGGAAGGCTGGGGAACCGGGGAACAGCTGGGCGGCTCCCCACATCTGGAGCAGGGCGGCCGAGCGGGGAATAATCCGGGGGATTATGTGTGTGCGCGGGCGCggcgcaccccccccccgcctgccctgCATATCCCCAGATATTCCATAAAAACCTCAAATCCCCACGCAGCCACGGCCGCTAtcacacccccccccggccccggctcaCCCCGGCGGGTTGGCAGCCCCCAGGACTGCGCCAGCCGGCCCCCCGGGGCCAGGCATGCCCTGCGGCGCgggggcagcccccagccatgGGCAACTGCACCAAGACCCCTGAGCGGAGGCTCCCTAAG GATGGGAAGCCGCGCTCCGGTCCCCCAGTCCCCGGCGCCGGTGACCCCGAGGAAGCGTCGGAGGCGGCGCAGTCTCCACCGCTGCAGAATTATTCGGtgctgcaggggctggtggGGCCGGCCTGCATCTTCCTGCGGCAAAGCATCGCCATCACCCAGCTG GACCGAGAGCTGCGGCCCGAAGAGATCGAAG AGCTGA
- the CABP2 gene encoding calcium-binding protein 2 isoform X3 — MFFLFRGPQRRGTGSPAPPTCRGASRPHGPGKRGGRRLRPAPRLRGHGGPGTAGTPGRPSQGRVSPTERRGAGEEPGLQPPPAFGQDGKPRSGPPVPGAGDPEEASEAAQSPPLQNYSVLQGLVGPACIFLRQSIAITQLDRELRPEEIEELKQAFREFDKDRDGYISYKDLGECMRTMGYMPTEMELIELSQQITGGKVDFDDFVELMGPKMLAETADMIGIKELRDAFREFDTNGDGQISMAELREAMRKLLGQQLNYREVDEILKDVDLNGDGLVDFEEFVRMMSR; from the exons ATGTTCTTCCTCTTCCGCGGGCCCCAGCGGAGGGGTAccggcagccccgcgccccccACCTGCCGGGGTGCCTCCCGCCCCCACGGTCCCGGCAAacggggcggccgccgcctccgcccggccccgcggctcAGGGGGCACGGGGGACCCGGCACTGCCGGTACCCCGGGTCGGCCCAGCCAAGGCAGGGTGTCCCCCACGGAGCGTCGGGGGGCCGGCGAGGAGCCGGGGCTGCAGCCGCCCCCCGCTTTCGGGCAG GATGGGAAGCCGCGCTCCGGTCCCCCAGTCCCCGGCGCCGGTGACCCCGAGGAAGCGTCGGAGGCGGCGCAGTCTCCACCGCTGCAGAATTATTCGGtgctgcaggggctggtggGGCCGGCCTGCATCTTCCTGCGGCAAAGCATCGCCATCACCCAGCTG GACCGAGAGCTGCGGCCCGAAGAGATCGAAG AGCTGAAGCAGGCCTTCCGAGAGTTCGACAAGGACCGCGACGGGTACATCAGCTACAAGGACCTGGGCGAGTGCATGAGGACCATGGGCTACATGCCCACCGAGATGGAGCTCATCGAGCTGTCCCAGCAGATCA CCGGGGGCAAGGTGGATTTTGATGATTTCGTGGAGCTGATGGGCCCCAAGATGCTGGCGGAGACGGCGGACATGATCGGGATCAAGGAGCTGCGCGACGCCTTCCGCGAG TTCGACACCAACGGGGACGGGCAGATCAGCATGGCGGAGCTGCGGGAGGCCATGCGCaagctgctggggcagcagctcaACTACCGGGAGGTGGACGAGATCCTCAAGGACGTGGATCTCAACGGGGACGGCTTGGTGGACTTCGAAG AGTTCGTGCGAATGATGTCGCGCTGA
- the CABP2 gene encoding calcium-binding protein 2 isoform X1, which produces MGNCTKTPERRLPKDGKPRSGPPVPGAGDPEEASEAAQSPPLQNYSVLQGLVGPACIFLRQSIAITQLDRELRPEEIEELKQAFREFDKDRDGYISYKDLGECMRTMGYMPTEMELIELSQQITGGKVDFDDFVELMGPKMLAETADMIGIKELRDAFREFDTNGDGQISMAELREAMRKLLGQQLNYREVDEILKDVDLNGDGLVDFEEFVRMMSR; this is translated from the exons atgGGCAACTGCACCAAGACCCCTGAGCGGAGGCTCCCTAAG GATGGGAAGCCGCGCTCCGGTCCCCCAGTCCCCGGCGCCGGTGACCCCGAGGAAGCGTCGGAGGCGGCGCAGTCTCCACCGCTGCAGAATTATTCGGtgctgcaggggctggtggGGCCGGCCTGCATCTTCCTGCGGCAAAGCATCGCCATCACCCAGCTG GACCGAGAGCTGCGGCCCGAAGAGATCGAAG AGCTGAAGCAGGCCTTCCGAGAGTTCGACAAGGACCGCGACGGGTACATCAGCTACAAGGACCTGGGCGAGTGCATGAGGACCATGGGCTACATGCCCACCGAGATGGAGCTCATCGAGCTGTCCCAGCAGATCA CCGGGGGCAAGGTGGATTTTGATGATTTCGTGGAGCTGATGGGCCCCAAGATGCTGGCGGAGACGGCGGACATGATCGGGATCAAGGAGCTGCGCGACGCCTTCCGCGAG TTCGACACCAACGGGGACGGGCAGATCAGCATGGCGGAGCTGCGGGAGGCCATGCGCaagctgctggggcagcagctcaACTACCGGGAGGTGGACGAGATCCTCAAGGACGTGGATCTCAACGGGGACGGCTTGGTGGACTTCGAAG AGTTCGTGCGAATGATGTCGCGCTGA
- the CDK2AP2 gene encoding cyclin-dependent kinase 2-associated protein 2 encodes MSYKPIAPAPATPGAASASPAPPGPGAPPAATSVPSPSGSVPGAAAPFRPLFNDFGPPSMGYVQAMKPPGAQGSQSTYTDLLSVIEEMGKEIRPTYAGSKSAMERLKRGIIHARALVRECLAETERNART; translated from the exons ATGTCCTACAAGCCTATCGCTCCCGCCCCCGCTACCCCCGGAGCCGCCAGCGCCAGCCCTGCCCCACCGGGGCCCGGGGCACCACCCGCCG CCACGAGTGTCCCGTCGCCCTCCGGCTCCGTCCCCGGTGCCGCCGCCCCTTTCCGGCCCCTCTTCAATGACTTCGGGCCGCCGTCCATGGGCTACGTGCAG gcaATGAAGCCCCCCGGGGCTCAGGGGTCGCAGAGCACCTATACCGACCTGCTCTCCGTCATcgaggagatggggaaggagaTCCGGCCCACCTACGCCGGCAGCAAGAGTGCCATGGAGCGGCTGAAGCGGG GCATCATCCACGCCCGGGCGCTGGTCAGGGAGTGCTTGGCAGAGACAGAGCGAAACGCCCGCACGTAA